In Candidatus Chlorohelix allophototropha, one DNA window encodes the following:
- a CDS encoding protein phosphatase 2C domain-containing protein — translation MRRFKVSAGSTIGKNHTLLQTNCQDKYNITEIQVNGESYLIGVVCDGCGSGSNSEVGAGLMARFLCQEAARQLSKGVPIEWLPDMLYRAALRYMRRVLQGLRALNPAQNHEVIAEYLLTTVLGFVMDSEKGIIFSAGDGLCVLNKNISSIDQNNTPHYLAYDLLNNVPSSFEVREFSVKQLERLAIWTDGLDPQLLPSTWGHSHPRGLQRQLNVHSRKGRLEDDTTGIVVERVA, via the coding sequence ATGCGCCGCTTCAAAGTTAGTGCCGGTTCAACCATTGGAAAAAATCATACGCTACTCCAGACCAACTGCCAAGACAAATACAATATTACGGAAATTCAGGTAAACGGTGAAAGCTACCTGATTGGAGTAGTCTGTGACGGATGCGGAAGCGGGAGCAATTCTGAAGTGGGCGCAGGTTTGATGGCTCGTTTTCTTTGCCAAGAAGCAGCGCGACAACTTTCCAAAGGCGTGCCAATCGAATGGCTACCAGACATGCTCTATCGGGCAGCCTTGCGCTATATGCGGCGCGTTTTACAGGGCTTGCGTGCGCTCAATCCGGCACAAAACCATGAGGTCATTGCCGAATATTTGTTGACTACGGTGCTAGGTTTTGTGATGGATAGCGAAAAAGGCATTATTTTCAGCGCAGGTGATGGCTTGTGCGTTTTGAATAAAAATATCAGTTCGATTGATCAAAATAATACTCCGCATTATCTGGCATATGATTTGCTGAACAATGTCCCCTCTTCGTTCGAGGTGCGCGAATTTTCGGTAAAGCAATTGGAGCGTTTGGCAATCTGGACGGACGGGCTTGACCCGCAACTATTACCCTCTACTTGGGGACACAGCCACCCACGCGGCTTGCAACGCCAACTAAATGTACATTCCCGCAAGGGGCGCCTAGAAGACGACACCACCGGGATTGTGGTAGAAAGAGTGGCATAG
- a CDS encoding M50 family metallopeptidase, giving the protein MFGNSFKLFTWRGVEIFMDLTALFIIVFYVATLGGVSRNDGLLIGVAVGVLIIASILIHELAHAAVGMLLGAKVDKIMLSVIGGVCVFGSKRTSNWRDLLISLAGPASNFALWFIFNLSFEQTRNQSLQTTAWIYICYYVSQANLLLAIFNLLPGFPLDGGQALRALVLLVTRRELWAAWAVALGGLGVGGFFAFIVINDLQSGQPSVLNVILLGMLGYWIVSASLGQLQSTKQFTGQAMRFKRAPAAPVATSQKQESISEGIPAGALANRGFDSTFDPRTTIIEFLARTSTISDGVMIPVLRDGFFAGMLTRSIARKVSRDQQQYTYLEKIMMPRRDFQAVYEDDDLSMARLLLRAGRGKPVLVLDRGGVFIGSISAAELEKVRR; this is encoded by the coding sequence ATGTTCGGAAACTCTTTCAAACTATTTACTTGGCGCGGCGTGGAAATCTTTATGGATCTTACCGCGCTCTTTATCATAGTTTTTTATGTTGCTACACTTGGCGGGGTAAGCCGTAATGACGGTCTGCTGATTGGCGTAGCGGTTGGCGTGCTGATTATAGCCTCAATTCTAATACATGAACTGGCGCATGCGGCGGTTGGGATGCTGTTAGGCGCTAAAGTCGATAAAATCATGCTTTCCGTCATCGGTGGGGTGTGTGTCTTTGGCTCAAAGCGTACCAGCAACTGGCGCGACCTATTGATTTCATTAGCGGGACCTGCTTCTAACTTTGCGCTCTGGTTTATCTTTAACCTTTCTTTTGAGCAAACTCGCAACCAAAGTTTGCAAACTACTGCTTGGATATATATTTGCTACTATGTGTCGCAAGCTAATCTGCTACTGGCAATTTTTAACCTCTTGCCCGGTTTCCCGCTGGACGGTGGGCAAGCCTTACGCGCACTGGTGTTGCTGGTAACTCGCCGTGAGTTATGGGCTGCTTGGGCGGTTGCACTCGGTGGTCTGGGGGTAGGTGGGTTCTTTGCTTTTATAGTTATCAACGATTTGCAGAGTGGGCAGCCCTCTGTTCTAAATGTCATTTTGTTGGGCATGCTGGGCTACTGGATTGTCAGTGCTTCGTTAGGGCAATTGCAAAGCACTAAACAATTTACCGGGCAAGCTATGCGATTCAAGCGCGCTCCCGCTGCCCCTGTAGCTACCTCTCAAAAGCAAGAAAGCATCTCAGAAGGAATTCCTGCGGGAGCTTTGGCAAATCGCGGATTTGATTCTACTTTTGACCCGCGAACCACTATAATTGAGTTTCTAGCGCGAACATCGACTATATCGGATGGGGTAATGATCCCGGTATTGCGTGACGGTTTTTTTGCCGGAATGCTAACCCGTTCTATCGCTCGCAAGGTTTCGCGCGACCAACAGCAATATACTTATCTTGAGAAAATTATGATGCCTCGCCGTGATTTTCAGGCGGTTTATGAGGATGACGACCTGTCTATGGCACGCCTTTTGTTACGTGCCGGACGAGGTAAGCCGGTGCTGGTTCTCGATCGGGGCGGTGTATTTATTGGTTCTATTTCTGCGGCAGAATTGGAAAAAGTTCGCCGATAA
- a CDS encoding FmdB family zinc ribbon protein yields the protein MPVYAYKCSHCNSSFERLRGISQLDTEMECPECGAQGKAKRLISTFAAFSKSDGITRPANVQVGGNDGGGCCKGGGCGCHGGI from the coding sequence ATGCCCGTTTACGCATATAAGTGTTCACACTGCAATTCAAGTTTTGAGCGGCTGCGCGGGATTAGCCAGCTTGATACTGAAATGGAATGTCCCGAATGTGGCGCGCAAGGCAAAGCCAAGCGTTTGATCAGCACCTTTGCGGCTTTCTCCAAGTCTGACGGCATCACCAGACCCGCCAATGTGCAGGTCGGTGGTAATGACGGTGGCGGTTGCTGCAAAGGCGGTGGTTGCGGCTGCCACGGTGGGATATAA
- a CDS encoding polyprenyl synthetase family protein, which yields MNSLQGLETPKLLAGIEEEIVEVSKVLTEAASINFPLLEPLLQAIINAGGKRLRPHLTLLSALVPGTPEKIDALKLRQVAAAVEMLHTATLVHDDTIDNALLRRGFATLNSQLSSGTVILVGDYLFAQSAILITRPGNPRIVQIFAECLAAICEGELTQIFSSREWKQAREDYYKRIYCKTAALFATACEMGAIMGGAEEELVSRMRRFGHMVGMAFQIVDDVIDFQPAAVTGKATGGDLKQGIVTLPTMNFFEKASKEDANFVKKVIQNKEANDQDIAQAVELIKASGAFEAAYEEARDYIQQAKELVSDQSENEAVRALLNIADYALKRNK from the coding sequence ATGAATAGCTTACAGGGGCTGGAAACTCCTAAACTGCTCGCCGGTATCGAGGAGGAAATTGTAGAAGTGAGCAAGGTCTTGACCGAAGCAGCTTCAATCAACTTTCCACTTTTAGAGCCTCTGTTACAAGCGATAATAAATGCCGGTGGCAAGCGCCTACGCCCTCACCTTACCCTCCTTTCAGCACTCGTACCGGGCACTCCTGAAAAAATCGATGCTCTGAAATTGCGGCAGGTAGCCGCAGCAGTCGAAATGTTGCACACCGCAACGCTGGTGCATGATGACACGATTGATAATGCCTTGCTAAGGCGGGGCTTCGCTACCCTAAACTCACAGTTAAGCAGTGGGACGGTTATTCTGGTGGGCGATTATCTTTTCGCTCAATCCGCTATTTTGATCACACGTCCCGGCAACCCGCGCATTGTTCAGATTTTCGCTGAATGTCTGGCGGCTATTTGCGAGGGAGAGTTGACTCAAATTTTTAGCAGCCGTGAATGGAAACAGGCACGCGAGGATTATTATAAGCGGATATATTGCAAAACCGCCGCGCTTTTCGCAACCGCTTGCGAAATGGGCGCAATCATGGGGGGCGCAGAAGAAGAACTGGTTAGTCGCATGCGACGCTTTGGGCATATGGTCGGGATGGCTTTCCAGATTGTAGATGATGTTATAGATTTTCAACCGGCGGCAGTTACCGGAAAGGCAACCGGCGGAGACCTTAAACAGGGTATTGTGACCCTACCTACCATGAACTTCTTTGAAAAGGCTTCGAAGGAAGATGCCAATTTCGTCAAGAAGGTAATCCAAAATAAGGAAGCGAATGATCAGGATATTGCACAAGCGGTTGAACTGATTAAAGCGAGTGGCGCTTTTGAGGCTGCTTACGAAGAAGCGCGGGATTACATTCAACAAGCCAAAGAGTTGGTAAGCGACCAAAGCGAGAATGAGGCGGTACGCGCCCTTCTCAACATTGCAGATTACGCTTTGAAGCGGAATAAATAG
- a CDS encoding GbsR/MarR family transcriptional regulator — protein MLESKAQDLNQPDSANLQGQLEESSRDFINSLGRVADFFGFNRLMGQLYAVLFLSPEPLTLDDMVKRLDSSKGNVSINIRALERWGLVRQIYKWADRKNYYEAETDIWTAISGILQERERRENSQILRSLTHSIEALEKVSAVASGQEAQVADFYLMRMEMLRKLLQFGDHLLEKMVKGGQVNFTTARHNSKTGDEHESSFSEPEIQVLETEVE, from the coding sequence GTGTTAGAAAGCAAAGCGCAGGACCTCAATCAACCTGATTCTGCCAACCTTCAGGGACAATTAGAAGAATCTTCTCGCGATTTTATAAATAGCCTAGGTCGAGTGGCAGATTTCTTCGGGTTTAATCGCCTGATGGGCCAGTTATACGCAGTGCTATTCCTAAGTCCTGAACCTCTTACCCTAGACGATATGGTCAAGCGGTTAGATAGCAGCAAGGGCAATGTTAGCATAAATATCCGAGCGCTTGAACGCTGGGGGTTGGTTCGTCAAATTTACAAATGGGCAGATCGCAAAAATTACTATGAAGCTGAAACCGACATCTGGACAGCCATAAGCGGTATTTTGCAGGAACGCGAACGGCGAGAAAATTCGCAAATATTACGCTCGCTGACCCATAGTATAGAAGCATTGGAAAAAGTTTCAGCAGTGGCGAGCGGACAGGAAGCGCAGGTAGCAGACTTCTATTTGATGAGAATGGAAATGTTGCGCAAACTTCTACAGTTTGGCGATCACTTGTTGGAAAAAATGGTAAAAGGTGGACAAGTAAATTTTACTACTGCCCGTCATAATTCCAAAACCGGGGACGAGCATGAGAGTAGTTTCTCTGAACCGGAAATTCAGGTATTAGAAACGGAAGTAGAATAG
- the topA gene encoding type I DNA topoisomerase produces MAAKSKLVIVESPTKAKTIGKYLGKGYTVKASYGHVRDLPKSKLGVDVEHDFVPQYLIPRDKNAVVKDLKKEVKAADEILLATDPDREGEAIAWHLLSATGLATPENGKRIGRVVFHEITKEAVKEALKHPRDIDMNLVNAQQTRRILDRLVGYKISPILWKKVKKGLSAGRVQSVAVRLIVDREREVAAFNPEEYWTIETDFRVEKGKNRKAAQFHAALNSINGQKASLKTEAEAAAVLNELQGALYCVSDIRQRQISRNPSAPFTTSTLQQEANRKLNFTSKRTMGIAQSLYEGVELGEEGALGLITYMRTDSTNVAAVAQQEARQVIEAKYGKEYMPEQPPVYTRKSKNAQEAHEAIRPTSIARDPESLKPFLSPEQYKLYRLIWQRFLASQMAPAQLDSTSVDVKADTRPLTELVQWRYLFRATGSVIRFAGFLAVYQESLDEDAGEDELSKKALPALEIKEILDLVQLLPEQHFTQPPARYTEASLVRALEEMGIGRPSTYAPTLSTVQERYYITKIEKHFQPTELGMLVNDLLVDFFPDIVDINFTSQMEDNLDEIAGGQKQWQPVLAEFYKPFEITVVRAETEMSKVELKPEYAGEDCEKCGRPMLIRMSKFGKFIACSGFPECRNAKPLLKSTKVACPQCHQGEILVKKTRKRRIFYGCSLYPECTFSLWERPISQPCPECGNLMTLSGRNRAKCTSCGTLIDYEIPEEEQELPLVRVSPSSTIVTNVTEKAVS; encoded by the coding sequence ATGGCAGCCAAGTCAAAACTGGTTATAGTGGAAAGCCCTACCAAAGCCAAAACTATTGGCAAATATTTAGGTAAAGGCTATACCGTCAAAGCCAGTTATGGACATGTACGCGATTTGCCTAAGAGCAAATTAGGTGTGGATGTCGAGCACGATTTTGTGCCCCAATATCTTATTCCACGCGACAAAAACGCGGTTGTTAAAGATCTAAAAAAAGAAGTTAAAGCCGCCGATGAAATTTTGCTTGCAACCGACCCTGACCGTGAAGGTGAGGCGATTGCGTGGCATTTGCTCAGTGCTACCGGTTTGGCTACCCCTGAAAACGGCAAGCGTATAGGGCGTGTTGTTTTCCATGAAATTACTAAAGAAGCCGTTAAGGAAGCCCTGAAACATCCCCGCGATATCGATATGAACTTGGTGAATGCGCAGCAAACCCGCCGTATTCTGGACAGGTTAGTAGGTTACAAGATTAGCCCTATATTATGGAAAAAGGTGAAGAAGGGCTTGAGCGCGGGCAGGGTGCAAAGCGTTGCGGTGCGCCTGATTGTTGATCGCGAACGTGAGGTAGCTGCATTTAATCCTGAAGAATATTGGACTATCGAAACCGATTTCCGGGTTGAGAAGGGTAAAAATCGCAAAGCCGCCCAGTTTCACGCTGCCCTTAACAGTATAAATGGGCAAAAAGCTTCTTTGAAAACTGAAGCAGAGGCAGCAGCGGTTTTAAACGAACTGCAAGGCGCTTTATATTGTGTAAGTGATATTCGGCAACGTCAGATTAGCCGTAACCCCTCTGCGCCTTTCACTACCAGTACTTTGCAACAGGAAGCTAACCGGAAGTTAAATTTCACCAGCAAACGCACTATGGGAATTGCTCAGTCGCTCTATGAGGGCGTAGAATTGGGCGAAGAGGGCGCTTTAGGTCTAATTACCTACATGCGTACCGATAGCACCAACGTAGCCGCTGTAGCGCAACAGGAAGCACGCCAAGTAATAGAGGCAAAGTATGGCAAAGAATATATGCCGGAACAACCTCCGGTGTATACCCGCAAGTCAAAAAATGCTCAGGAAGCGCATGAGGCGATTCGCCCTACCAGCATAGCCCGTGACCCGGAAAGTCTCAAACCCTTTCTAAGTCCTGAACAATATAAACTGTACCGTCTCATTTGGCAGCGTTTCCTCGCCAGCCAAATGGCTCCTGCGCAACTGGACAGCACTTCAGTGGATGTAAAAGCTGATACGCGCCCCTTAACGGAATTGGTGCAATGGCGTTATCTTTTCCGCGCTACTGGCTCGGTAATCCGCTTTGCAGGCTTTCTGGCAGTTTATCAGGAGAGTTTGGATGAAGATGCTGGAGAAGATGAATTAAGCAAAAAGGCGCTACCTGCTCTTGAAATTAAAGAAATCCTTGATTTGGTACAGCTATTGCCAGAGCAACATTTTACCCAGCCTCCTGCGCGTTATACTGAGGCTAGTTTAGTGCGTGCGCTCGAAGAAATGGGCATAGGTCGTCCGAGTACCTACGCGCCTACTCTCAGCACGGTTCAAGAGCGTTACTATATCACCAAAATTGAGAAGCACTTCCAGCCAACTGAACTTGGTATGTTGGTTAATGACCTACTGGTAGATTTTTTCCCTGATATTGTGGATATTAATTTTACCAGCCAAATGGAAGATAATCTGGATGAAATAGCGGGCGGTCAGAAGCAGTGGCAACCGGTGTTGGCTGAATTCTACAAGCCTTTTGAAATCACAGTAGTCCGTGCTGAAACCGAAATGAGCAAGGTAGAGCTTAAGCCTGAATACGCCGGGGAAGATTGTGAAAAGTGTGGGCGACCCATGCTAATTCGCATGAGTAAATTCGGTAAGTTTATAGCTTGTTCTGGCTTCCCGGAATGTCGCAATGCCAAGCCTTTGTTGAAAAGCACTAAAGTTGCGTGTCCCCAGTGCCATCAGGGCGAAATATTGGTGAAAAAAACCCGCAAGCGCCGTATTTTTTATGGTTGCTCTCTCTACCCCGAATGCACCTTTAGCTTGTGGGAACGTCCAATTTCGCAGCCTTGCCCGGAATGTGGCAACCTTATGACCTTAAGTGGGCGTAATCGGGCGAAATGTACCAGTTGTGGTACGTTAATAGATTATGAGATTCCCGAAGAGGAACAGGAGTTGCCCCTAGTGCGAGTTTCCCCTTCCTCTACAATTGTTACAAATGTTACAGAAAAAGCGGTGAGTTAA
- the hslV gene encoding ATP-dependent protease subunit HslV, which translates to MTLHNSTRIQATTILAVVHNGQVAMAGDGQVTFGEMVLKNTARKIRTLYNGQVLAGFAGAVADALNLFEKFEGQLEQYHGNLRKAAVELTKEWRTDRMLRRLEAQLLVADKNTVLILSGDGDVVEPDEKIAAIGSGSSYALAAAKALLRNTDLDAAQIAERSLQIAGEMCIFTNTYITVKVAPPAESEEQGDSEEQEDEELSGSSYDGGNI; encoded by the coding sequence TTGACTTTACATAATTCAACCCGAATACAGGCTACTACTATACTGGCAGTAGTGCACAACGGTCAGGTAGCAATGGCGGGCGATGGTCAGGTGACCTTCGGTGAAATGGTATTAAAGAATACTGCTCGCAAGATTCGCACGCTCTACAACGGTCAGGTGTTGGCGGGTTTTGCCGGAGCAGTTGCCGATGCGCTCAACCTTTTTGAAAAGTTTGAGGGTCAGTTAGAGCAATATCATGGCAATTTGCGTAAAGCAGCCGTAGAGTTGACCAAAGAATGGCGTACAGATCGTATGTTGCGCCGCTTGGAAGCCCAGTTGCTGGTTGCTGATAAAAATACAGTGCTGATTCTCTCCGGTGATGGTGACGTGGTAGAACCGGACGAGAAAATTGCGGCTATCGGTAGCGGTAGTTCCTACGCCCTAGCTGCTGCCAAAGCCTTGTTGCGCAATACCGACCTGGATGCTGCCCAAATTGCCGAACGCTCTTTGCAGATAGCAGGTGAGATGTGTATTTTTACCAATACTTATATCACCGTAAAAGTAGCACCTCCTGCTGAAAGTGAAGAACAAGGAGATTCTGAAGAGCAGGAAGACGAAGAATTGAGTGGTAGCAGTTATGATGGGGGAAACATTTAA
- a CDS encoding RNA polymerase sigma factor — MSTTNIIENQRGSPANQTNLEETELVGKIRNGDVDSFAIVYERYLPQVYSLTYRLLGNSDDAFDMTQEVFTKAFKAINKDCSEINLSAWLYRIAYNACMDLLRRKKRISWVPWDNTIHSNLNRSKDEPEQIYIGQQTRNQVRVVLNKMKTHHRMCLVLREYMNLSYDEIAAIMSISPSAVKSMLFRAREQFRLHYQTLFLMAV, encoded by the coding sequence ATGTCTACAACAAATATAATTGAAAATCAAAGGGGTAGCCCGGCTAATCAAACTAACCTTGAAGAAACCGAGTTGGTAGGGAAAATCCGAAACGGGGACGTGGATAGTTTCGCAATTGTATACGAACGCTATCTACCACAGGTTTATAGTTTAACTTACCGATTGCTAGGCAATTCAGATGACGCATTTGATATGACTCAGGAAGTTTTTACTAAAGCTTTCAAAGCGATTAATAAAGATTGTTCCGAGATAAATCTTTCGGCGTGGCTATATCGTATTGCTTACAATGCCTGCATGGATTTGTTGCGAAGAAAAAAGCGTATTAGTTGGGTTCCGTGGGATAACACAATCCATAGTAATTTAAATCGTTCAAAAGACGAGCCGGAACAAATTTATATTGGACAACAAACACGTAATCAGGTAAGAGTTGTATTAAATAAAATGAAGACTCACCATAGGATGTGCCTTGTTCTACGGGAATATATGAATCTATCCTACGATGAGATTGCCGCAATAATGAGCATTTCACCAAGTGCAGTCAAATCTATGCTATTCCGCGCTCGCGAACAATTCAGGTTACATTACCAGACTTTGTTTCTAATGGCAGTTTAG
- a CDS encoding response regulator: MSKIMVVDDDLSVLEVIKNALTRKGFKVVTNDNPINALTLILYERPDLILLDYKMPELNGLEFLLKLRASNYPKTMLTPVLMMSAAPTPTLINALNSIELVDFIEKPFVSKELVAGVESALKRFKAR, from the coding sequence ATGTCAAAAATAATGGTTGTGGACGACGACCTAAGTGTGCTAGAAGTTATCAAAAATGCTCTTACTCGCAAAGGATTTAAAGTAGTTACGAATGATAATCCTATTAATGCCCTTACACTTATTCTTTATGAACGACCTGACCTGATACTACTTGACTACAAAATGCCCGAACTTAATGGGCTTGAGTTTTTGTTAAAATTACGCGCTTCAAATTATCCCAAAACAATGTTAACCCCAGTTTTGATGATGAGTGCAGCACCTACCCCAACCTTGATTAATGCTTTAAACTCTATTGAATTAGTGGATTTTATCGAAAAACCATTTGTATCAAAAGAGCTAGTGGCAGGCGTTGAAAGTGCCCTTAAGCGATTCAAAGCTCGGTAG